The proteins below are encoded in one region of Elusimicrobiota bacterium:
- a CDS encoding MerR family transcriptional regulator → MKNEKKYYSLAEVCEILQISRNTLYNWETAGKIPKPKRDPMNNYRIFEKQDIDKLRQITAR, encoded by the coding sequence ATGAAAAACGAAAAAAAGTATTATTCTCTCGCCGAAGTCTGCGAAATTTTGCAGATTTCAAGAAACACTCTTTATAACTGGGAAACCGCAGGCAAAATTCCAAAACCAAAACGTGATCCAATGAATAATTATAGAATTTTTGAAAAACAAGATATTGATAAGCTTAGACAAATAACAGCAAGATAA